In the Helicobacter cetorum MIT 99-5656 genome, CAAAAGAAGATTTGAAGTTTTTATCTTTATAGACATTGATAAAGTCTATTAAGAGATTCACTCCACCCCCTACTCCATATTGTTGTGTTTTGTTTAATAAGCCTTGTCTTTTAGAATAGTTGTAATTAAACATAGCATAGTAAGAAAGACCGATAATGTTGTTGAAATAGTTTTGATAACCTATTTGGGTGTTGAAGCCTAGGGTGGGGTTTTTTAGGGCTTTATTTTGCAAGGCTTGAACACTTTCTAAAAGAGTAGCACTCATGGTGTTTAGGGCATTCTCAAACGCACCTTTAGGAACATCTTGCAATGCCATATCGGCACAATTATATAGATTAGGGTTACAATCATCATAGTAAGGGTCTCTAGTGGGACTATTATAACCCCAACCATAATAAGGGTATCCATATCCATAAGGATACAGCTTGCTAGGGTCATTACCGGCTATTTTTTGGTTCTCTAATTGATGAGCCACTGACACCTTTGCACTCACGGAACCCCATGGACCTCCACTTGATGAACCCCCACCATAATTCGCAGGCAAATCTTGATAATTAATAGGTAATTCATTTGAATTAGCTAATTTCAACCACGCATCAGTAGTAACGCTAGAAAATCCTCCACCTAAATGATAATACTCGCTATAAGTCAAATTGCTATCATGCCCCCAACCTTTGGTGTGTCCAAATTCATGGAAAAAAGTATGGAACATGTAGCGGTAAATGTCAGCATTAGTAATATTTTCATTATAAGTCCTAAGCAAGTCGTTATAATTAGGATTAACAAAGCTTGCATTCACGGCCATACTGCGACGATTAGCCCAACCAAATGCCCCACCATTCCTAACAACTCTCACAGCTAAATTATTACTATCTTGTCTAAACTGGTCTATTAAAGATTGTTTGTCAATATCATCAAACTGCACACTATCACTAGAACCATGAAATTTAAAATTGGCACCCAACATAGCATCTTTCCATACTTGAGAGTCTAAAGTGCCAGCTAAATTAAGATACATATTGACATAGTTTTGAGCTTGTTGGGCAGTTGGAGTATCAAGACAACCTGGATTACTATTGTAGCTAGGACAACCATTGCCACTTTGAAAAGTGCCATTTATATTAGTCGTAATTTTATCTATGGCTTCTAAAACCCTTTTTGTATGGTCGTTAGGGTCGCTTGAGTTTTGTGTGTCATCGTATCTAAACTCAAAATTTTGAGTATTTACGGCTTGTATGTCCGCACTACTAAACGCTGAAATTTTACTTTTATCCAGTGTGATATGTGAATTTTTAGGAATATTGTCAAAAGTTGCCAACGCTACATCTCTATAGCCTTTAGAGTTACCACTATCTGCTACCTTAACCACTAATTTTACATTTTTCAAATCATAGGGTAAGGAATTTTTAATATGAATGGTTGAATTGCTTGCATCAAAGGTAGTAGCTATGGGGTTAGTGGTAGAAAAGGTTTGCCCCACAACATTACTATCGGTAAAAAGGGTTGTAGTTTCACTAGAAACAACATTAACATGTGAAAGGGTTACGCCGTTGGCACTAATATTAGCATAAGAAGGCGTAGAGTGGTCCAACCCTGTATATAAAGGAGCGCATGTTTGACCTGTGCTTTTAACTCTCTCTTGGCACTCTTGATTTTTACGCTCAATTTCTTCTTGGTATTTTTGCTTTTGAGTAGTAGCTACAGGGTCAGGCTGTGCTGGGGCATCAGCTTGGGCTTGGTCTTTTTGTTCTGAGGTCTTATGTTGCCCCTCTTCAGAAACACCTTCTACAACCACTGCAGAGGAGGCTGTGGTGCTTTCTTGTTCTGTATTCTTAGCTTGTTGCGTGCTTTCTGTTTGACCAGAACTTACTTGAGAAGGGGTTTCGCTTTCTTCATGAGAATGGGCTTCGTGCGAGTGGTTTGAACGGCTAGTTGATTCTTCTTTAGTTGTCTTTCTAGGTTGATAACCCTGCTGATACAAGCCATTCCCTATGATTGATTGTGGGTTTGGGCGTTTTTTAACGCTCTCTGTGATACTAGACATACCTGTTTCAAACCCTGCTTGTATGAAAAATCCGCTTTTTGGATGGGCTTCTAAATTACTCCATAATCCTACAAGTGCTAAACACACACTTTTGCTTAAGTGTGTAAGATTATTCCTAAAATTTTGCATTTTACTCTCTCTCTCTCTCTCGTTTTAGTCATTGCTTATCCTTAATCTGCTTTTAATCTTACCTTAATTGTAGCTAAAAACTTGTGGTTAAGCTTCTTTTTGAAATAGTAATACTATACACGACACACTTTGTATTACTATTCTTTACCATAACATAGCAATATACGATGCTAAAATACATCACTACTAGTTAAAACCAAAAATTAGCATTGATTATCTTAATGGCATTTTGTAGCAATTTTTGCAACAAGTATCAAGTATCAAGTATTGAAAGTATTATCTAAAGATGAAAGTTAGACCAAACATCTCAAGTGTTTAGCTTAACTTTATTAAAGACTAGATTTTAATTTTTAGCTGTTTGAGCGCATCGCACGCTCCCTTAGCCCCCAATTTACAGCCCTTTTTGAAATTTTCTATCGCTTCTTTTTCCTTGCTAGATACCCCTTCGCCATTGTATTGCATAGCCCCTAGATTGAAACACCCTCCACCATTTTTCAGTTCGCATGCCTTAGTATAACGAGCAAGGGCTTCTTTAAAATTTTTCGCTGTGCCTTCGCCATGGTGATACATATTGCCCGCATTAAAACACCCCGGACTATCTTTTAGTTCGCAAGCCTTATCATACATAGCAAGAGCTTTTTTCAAATCTTTAGGCGTACCTCTAGCATTATCATACAAACTTCCTAAAATCGTGCAACCATCAGCGTCGTTCAAATCACAAGCCTTGGTAAAGTATTCTAAGGCTTTTTTAAAATCTCTTGTTACCGCCTTACCATCATGATAAATCCCTCCTAAGCTCGCACACCCTTCAGCATATTTCAAATCACAAGCCTTAGAGTAATATTGTAAAGATTTTTTGATGTTTTTGGAAACACCTTGCCCATCATAATACAAATTAGCGGCATTAAAACACCCATTGCTATAATCTAAATCACAGCTTTTTGTGTAAAACTGAGCGGCCTTTTTAAAATCCTTTTCTACCCCATGCCCAGAGTAGTATAACACGCCTAGATTAAAGCACCCACTATTCTCTTTCAAATCACAGGCTTTTTCAAAATATTTCTTAGCCTTAGTAAAATCTTGCTCTTTGTAACTCTTTGCACCCAAACTCACAAGCTCTTTAGGGTCTTGTGCGGCCACTAAACCCATTACGCATAACGCACTCAAACACAAAACTTTGAAAGTTGCTTTTTTGACACTTTCTAACATGATATATCTCCTTATTAAAAATTTTATTATAGTATTATTAAGCAAATACAACTACCATGCCCTATATTATCTTAAACCTCAGCTAGTGCTTGCTTACAAATTTCTATGATTTTATCCCACTCTTTGCTTTTAACTAAATCTTTAGGTGTAAGCCAACTTCCCCCAACACATAAAACATTTTCTAAATTCAAATAAGTGTGCATGTTATTCAAACTAACACCGCCTGTGGGGCAAAATTTCACTTCCTTAAAAGGGCCATTAAAGGCATTTAAAAGCTTTGCTCCCCCAATGTTTTCAGCAGGAAAAAATTTTAAAGTATTGTAGTCAAATTCTAAAGCTTGCATGACTTCACTACTACTAGAAACTCCGGGTATTAAGGGTATATCTTTTTTCTTTGCATATTCTAAAAGAGTGGGTGTAAGACCCGGACTAATAAAAAACTCTGCCCCCCTACTTTTAGCTTGCTCTAATTGAGTGGTGTTTAAAATCGTGCCAGCACCCACACACATATCTGGCACACTCTTAGCAATAAGCTCTATACTTTCTAAAGCACAGCTTGAACGCAAAGTTACTTCTATGATTTTAATACCCCCCCCTATTAAGCTTTGTGCAAGTGGCACAGCGTCTTCTAAACTCTCAATCACAACCACAGGAACAATAGGGCTAATTTGTAAAAATTCTCTTATTTTATTTTGCATTTTAACTCCTCAATATTATATTTTTATACCAAAACTCATCGCACCTTCTTCGGCACTATTCACATTCAGTCTTAAGCTAGTAAATAGCTCTCTACCCACCCCAAAACTTGGCTTTTCTAAGTCTTTTAAAGTTTCTAAAAACAAGGGGTTAATTTCTCTATTCTCAAAATCCTTTTCAAGCACATTCAAGGCGTTATTAGGAGCGTCTAGTTCTATTAAATCGCCATCTTTAATCTTAAGTATCGCTCCATTTAACGCTCCTTCAGGGCTTAAATGAATCGCACTAGGCACTTTCCCACTCGCCCCGCTCATACGCCCATCAGTAATGAGTGCGACCTTGTAACCCATATCTTGCAATGCCCCTAAAGGCGTGGTGAGTTTGTGTAACTCTGGCATGCCATTAGATTTAGGTCCTTGGAAAGGTAGAATGGCAATAAAATCTCTCTCTAATTCTTTATTTTTAAAGCGTTCTAAAAACTCGCTTTGAGACTTAAAAACAATCGCTTGTGCTTTGATTTTTCTATGCTCTTCTTTAATGGCTGAGATTTTAATCACAGCTCGCCCCAAATTACCCTTTAAAATTTTAAGCCCCCCATTCGTTGCAAAAGGCTCACTAAATGGGCGTAAAATCTCTGTATTTAGGCTATTTTCTAT is a window encoding:
- a CDS encoding bifunctional 4-hydroxy-2-oxoglutarate aldolase/2-dehydro-3-deoxy-phosphogluconate aldolase → MQNKIREFLQISPIVPVVVIESLEDAVPLAQSLIGGGIKIIEVTLRSSCALESIELIAKSVPDMCVGAGTILNTTQLEQAKSRGAEFFISPGLTPTLLEYAKKKDIPLIPGVSSSSEVMQALEFDYNTLKFFPAENIGGAKLLNAFNGPFKEVKFCPTGGVSLNNMHTYLNLENVLCVGGSWLTPKDLVKSKEWDKIIEICKQALAEV
- a CDS encoding SEL1-like repeat protein, which codes for MLESVKKATFKVLCLSALCVMGLVAAQDPKELVSLGAKSYKEQDFTKAKKYFEKACDLKENSGCFNLGVLYYSGHGVEKDFKKAAQFYTKSCDLDYSNGCFNAANLYYDGQGVSKNIKKSLQYYSKACDLKYAEGCASLGGIYHDGKAVTRDFKKALEYFTKACDLNDADGCTILGSLYDNARGTPKDLKKALAMYDKACELKDSPGCFNAGNMYHHGEGTAKNFKEALARYTKACELKNGGGCFNLGAMQYNGEGVSSKEKEAIENFKKGCKLGAKGACDALKQLKIKI
- a CDS encoding membrane protein, which encodes MQNFRNNLTHLSKSVCLALVGLWSNLEAHPKSGFFIQAGFETGMSSITESVKKRPNPQSIIGNGLYQQGYQPRKTTKEESTSRSNHSHEAHSHEESETPSQVSSGQTESTQQAKNTEQESTTASSAVVVEGVSEEGQHKTSEQKDQAQADAPAQPDPVATTQKQKYQEEIERKNQECQERVKSTGQTCAPLYTGLDHSTPSYANISANGVTLSHVNVVSSETTTLFTDSNVVGQTFSTTNPIATTFDASNSTIHIKNSLPYDLKNVKLVVKVADSGNSKGYRDVALATFDNIPKNSHITLDKSKISAFSSADIQAVNTQNFEFRYDDTQNSSDPNDHTKRVLEAIDKITTNINGTFQSGNGCPSYNSNPGCLDTPTAQQAQNYVNMYLNLAGTLDSQVWKDAMLGANFKFHGSSDSVQFDDIDKQSLIDQFRQDSNNLAVRVVRNGGAFGWANRRSMAVNASFVNPNYNDLLRTYNENITNADIYRYMFHTFFHEFGHTKGWGHDSNLTYSEYYHLGGGFSSVTTDAWLKLANSNELPINYQDLPANYGGGSSSGGPWGSVSAKVSVAHQLENQKIAGNDPSKLYPYGYGYPYYGWGYNSPTRDPYYDDCNPNLYNCADMALQDVPKGAFENALNTMSATLLESVQALQNKALKNPTLGFNTQIGYQNYFNNIIGLSYYAMFNYNYSKRQGLLNKTQQYGVGGGVNLLIDFINVYKDKNFKSSFGVFAGARALYNRYQFNGMINASKHKGNVYFTTGFNYRYKHSKISLGISMPLIKQNIKAQLLTEETINEVALNENFNNMHVFMNYGWVF